One Candidatus Peregrinibacteria bacterium DNA segment encodes these proteins:
- a CDS encoding cation transporter: MADCCCAAENVDLKNRHNKKLRNVFVFVLLVNLVMFFVEAIAGFLSHSNALTADSLDMLADTFVYGISLFVVFRNDKAKARASLLKGIVMSLLGIYVVFATVIKIIHPVLPTAETISIIGGVALLANALCLYVLSRYKSSDLNMKSAWICSRNDVFGNVSVIVAGLLVAYFNSMIPDILVGLGIAVFVLHSSIGIIREALKADRV; this comes from the coding sequence ATGGCTGACTGCTGCTGCGCCGCCGAAAACGTCGACCTCAAGAACCGCCACAACAAAAAATTGCGGAATGTTTTCGTGTTTGTCCTTTTGGTGAACTTGGTCATGTTCTTCGTGGAGGCAATTGCTGGATTTTTGTCACATTCCAATGCACTCACAGCGGACTCCTTGGATATGCTCGCGGACACTTTTGTCTATGGCATCAGTCTCTTTGTAGTCTTTCGAAACGATAAGGCAAAGGCTCGTGCCTCCTTGTTGAAAGGAATCGTGATGAGTCTTTTAGGCATTTATGTCGTTTTTGCCACAGTGATTAAAATCATTCATCCCGTTCTCCCTACGGCCGAAACCATTTCTATCATTGGGGGAGTGGCCCTTCTTGCGAATGCTCTTTGTCTGTATGTGCTGTCCAGGTACAAGTCTAGTGATCTCAACATGAAGTCTGCTTGGATCTGTTCTCGCAACGATGTTTTTGGGAATGTGAGTGTGATCGTGGCTGGCCTTTTGGTTGCTTACTTCAATTCCATGATCCCCGACATTCTCGTTGGGTTAGGAATTGCGGTTTTTGTGCTACATTCGTCTATCGGAATTATCCGTGAAGCCTTGAAAGCGGATCGCGTTTAG
- a CDS encoding heavy-metal-associated domain-containing protein: MKTTFTIQGTHCKACKLLIEDVCKDIPEVTSCEVNFATGETVLEHEESLDWDALKSEIEGLGSYKVLLLN, from the coding sequence ATGAAAACCACCTTCACCATTCAAGGAACCCACTGCAAGGCTTGTAAACTGCTGATTGAGGACGTCTGCAAAGACATACCTGAGGTAACTTCGTGCGAAGTGAATTTTGCAACGGGAGAAACGGTGCTTGAGCATGAGGAAAGTCTGGACTGGGATGCGCTGAAAAGTGAGATTGAGGGCCTAGGGTCTTACAAAGTTTTACTCCTTAACTAG
- the cadA gene encoding cadmium-translocating P-type ATPase has product MNTTTYKIKGMHCASCAGIIQRTFKKTEGVSAAEVNYGTETAKVTFDEHKVHAADLSKKIEPLGYTLVLEEDHSKHTGMGQTKIEKLKELSELRTLVLSALPLAAFSIVAMTWDILVQFEVLAPMSETLSEFFHHLLPLMATYVLFVVGKPYLLGFYRFLRYGKANMDTLIGIGTVAAYLYSFVVTAFEAPLSAYINTEHSYYDVTIVVITFITLGKYLESRSKLKTGDAIEKLLNLQAKTALVLRDGKEVELPIDQVVKGDLIVVKPAGKIPVDGELTEGSSYIDESMVTGEPMPVHKTVGDKVVGGTMNTSGAFTFKASKVGSETMLAHIIKMVEEAQGSKAPIQALADKISSVFVPVVLVFAFVALAVWLSVGTLYLGFSQALSYGLVSFVSILVIACPCALGLATPTAIIVGVGKGAKEGILIKDAATLEKLHKVTTVVVDKTGTITKGKPELISIIKLSDKTDDELLSILASLEKKSEHPIAHAILNAATEKKLSLHTVTDFEGIKGKGLKGTIGATTYYVGNEKLIHDLKLKMDSSLIEKETAQGKTPIILATEKEVLAIALVADAIKPEAKAAIAQLHKMGLKVVMLTGDNTNTAKFIASEAGIDEVVAEVLPEDKLKKIKALQAEGKIVAMAGDGVNDAPALAQADVGIAMATGTDVAIESAGITLLHGDISKLVKAISLSKMTMRGIKQNLFWAFFYNIVGIPLAAGAFYPLFGWLLSPVFAGLAMAFSSVSVVGNSLRLKTKKL; this is encoded by the coding sequence ATGAACACCACTACTTATAAAATCAAAGGCATGCACTGCGCTTCTTGCGCGGGGATTATTCAAAGAACGTTTAAGAAAACGGAAGGAGTGAGTGCAGCAGAGGTCAATTACGGAACGGAAACTGCAAAGGTCACCTTTGATGAGCACAAAGTGCACGCGGCCGACCTTTCAAAAAAGATTGAACCGCTTGGCTACACCCTCGTGCTTGAGGAAGACCACTCCAAACACACAGGCATGGGCCAAACCAAGATAGAAAAGCTCAAAGAACTTTCAGAGCTCAGAACCTTGGTTCTCTCCGCCCTTCCTTTGGCTGCCTTCAGTATTGTAGCCATGACATGGGACATCCTGGTTCAATTTGAAGTGCTGGCCCCCATGTCCGAAACCTTGAGCGAATTCTTCCACCACCTTCTCCCTCTCATGGCGACCTACGTGCTCTTTGTGGTGGGCAAACCCTACTTGCTTGGTTTTTATCGCTTCCTCCGATACGGCAAAGCAAACATGGACACGCTCATCGGAATTGGAACCGTGGCTGCCTACTTGTACAGCTTTGTCGTCACTGCTTTTGAGGCACCGCTTTCTGCGTACATCAACACGGAGCACAGCTACTACGATGTGACCATCGTGGTCATAACCTTCATTACACTGGGCAAGTATTTAGAATCGCGATCGAAACTCAAAACAGGGGACGCCATTGAAAAACTCCTCAATCTGCAGGCTAAAACCGCTCTCGTGCTCCGCGATGGTAAAGAAGTGGAGCTTCCGATTGATCAGGTCGTGAAAGGAGATCTGATCGTTGTGAAACCAGCAGGTAAAATCCCCGTGGATGGAGAACTCACGGAAGGCTCTTCTTACATCGATGAATCCATGGTCACGGGAGAACCCATGCCAGTGCATAAAACCGTAGGCGACAAGGTAGTGGGAGGAACCATGAACACGAGTGGGGCCTTCACTTTCAAGGCAAGCAAAGTGGGATCCGAAACCATGCTGGCTCACATCATCAAGATGGTGGAAGAAGCCCAAGGCAGCAAAGCGCCCATTCAAGCTTTAGCCGATAAAATCTCGAGCGTTTTCGTTCCCGTCGTCTTGGTCTTCGCTTTTGTTGCATTGGCGGTGTGGCTGAGTGTTGGGACTTTATATCTAGGCTTTTCACAAGCCCTCTCCTACGGACTCGTTTCCTTCGTGAGTATTCTGGTGATCGCTTGCCCCTGTGCTCTTGGCCTGGCGACTCCCACTGCGATCATTGTTGGAGTGGGTAAAGGAGCGAAAGAAGGGATCCTCATCAAAGACGCAGCGACGCTCGAAAAACTTCACAAGGTGACCACCGTGGTCGTGGATAAAACGGGAACAATCACCAAAGGAAAACCCGAGCTCATTTCGATCATCAAGCTGTCCGATAAAACAGACGACGAACTGCTTTCCATCCTTGCTTCCCTCGAAAAGAAGTCCGAACACCCCATTGCTCACGCCATCTTAAATGCGGCGACTGAGAAAAAACTTTCACTCCATACGGTCACAGACTTTGAAGGGATAAAAGGGAAAGGACTCAAGGGAACGATTGGGGCGACCACTTATTATGTGGGCAATGAAAAACTGATCCATGACCTCAAACTCAAAATGGATTCCAGCTTGATTGAAAAGGAAACGGCACAAGGCAAAACTCCAATCATTCTCGCTACAGAGAAGGAAGTGCTCGCCATTGCCCTGGTTGCAGATGCGATTAAACCAGAGGCCAAAGCAGCCATCGCTCAGCTCCATAAAATGGGACTTAAGGTCGTGATGCTGACGGGTGACAATACGAACACGGCAAAATTCATCGCAAGTGAAGCAGGCATAGATGAAGTGGTAGCCGAAGTACTGCCAGAAGATAAACTCAAAAAAATCAAAGCACTTCAGGCCGAAGGTAAAATTGTTGCCATGGCGGGAGACGGCGTGAACGATGCCCCTGCTCTGGCTCAGGCAGACGTAGGAATCGCAATGGCAACAGGCACCGACGTTGCCATTGAATCCGCAGGAATCACCCTACTCCACGGCGACATCTCCAAGCTGGTCAAAGCCATCTCCCTCTCAAAGATGACGATGCGCGGCATTAAACAAAATCTATTCTGGGCCTTCTTTTACAACATTGTCGGCATCCCTCTAGCAGCAGGTGCCTTCTACCCACTATTTGGATGGCTGCTCAGTCCCGTTTTTGCAGGACTCGCCATGGCCTTCTCAAGCGTGTCGGTGGTGGGAAATTCCCTAAGGCTAAAAACAAAGAAACTATGA
- a CDS encoding DsbA family protein: MSEDSKFIVGTLTAVGLIVLGVLYFSSTSHNAGEPVVDTPPADASLLVREDSQKIVAADDQITIVEFADLECEACRMAHPILKQILEDYEGQVNFVFRNFPFHNNSVLAAKSAEAAGEQGKFWEMHDLLFENQLEWGEKTTPQTELFLSYAEELGLDLEAFSAVINSTKYEDKILRDQVDGKALGVDSTPTIFFNGQQLDGIPTYDELKALIEAELKLK; encoded by the coding sequence ATGTCTGAAGATTCAAAATTCATTGTAGGCACCTTAACTGCTGTAGGTCTTATCGTTTTGGGAGTTCTTTACTTCAGCAGCACATCTCATAATGCAGGCGAGCCCGTCGTAGATACGCCACCTGCAGATGCCAGTTTGCTCGTTCGTGAAGACAGTCAAAAGATTGTCGCTGCCGATGACCAAATCACCATCGTTGAGTTTGCGGATTTAGAATGCGAAGCTTGCAGAATGGCTCATCCTATTTTGAAGCAGATTTTAGAGGATTACGAAGGCCAGGTGAACTTTGTGTTTCGCAACTTTCCCTTCCATAACAACTCGGTGCTAGCAGCCAAGTCTGCGGAAGCGGCAGGGGAGCAGGGCAAGTTCTGGGAGATGCACGACTTACTGTTTGAGAATCAACTTGAATGGGGAGAGAAAACCACTCCTCAAACCGAACTCTTCCTTTCTTATGCGGAAGAACTGGGTCTCGACCTTGAAGCCTTCAGTGCGGTCATCAACAGCACGAAGTATGAAGACAAGATTTTGAGAGACCAGGTGGATGGAAAAGCGTTGGGAGTGGACAGCACGCCCACCATTTTCTTCAATGGACAGCAACTCGATGGCATCCCCACTTACGATGAACTTAAGGCTTTAATCGAAGCTGAACTTAAACTTAAATAA
- the uppP gene encoding undecaprenyl-diphosphatase UppP, whose protein sequence is MTLLHAFILGIVEGFTEFLPISSTAHLALTGKLLGLEQTEYFKSFEIIIQLGAILAVIALYWRSLLQWEVIKRLIVGFIPTGILGLLFYKLVKLYLLESFPVMLTALLVGGILLIVFEKTHTEKKGEVKGVAAIPYKTCLYIGLFQSLAMIPGVSRSAATIVGGLLLGLQKRTIVEFSFLLAVPTMLAASSLDIYKNAQSFTSDQTVLLSVGFVTSFVMALVSIKFLLATVRRQTFSAFGFYRIGIASVFFVLFALGF, encoded by the coding sequence GTGACCCTACTTCACGCTTTCATTTTAGGGATTGTAGAAGGGTTCACAGAGTTCCTGCCCATCTCCTCCACCGCGCACCTCGCTTTGACGGGGAAGCTCTTAGGCCTTGAGCAAACAGAGTACTTCAAGAGCTTTGAAATCATAATCCAACTGGGAGCCATCTTGGCGGTCATCGCTCTTTATTGGAGAAGCCTACTACAGTGGGAAGTGATCAAGCGGCTCATTGTGGGTTTTATCCCAACGGGAATTTTAGGTCTCTTGTTTTACAAACTGGTGAAACTTTATTTGCTCGAAAGTTTTCCAGTGATGCTCACCGCTCTGCTTGTGGGAGGCATTTTGCTGATCGTCTTTGAGAAAACCCACACAGAAAAGAAAGGTGAAGTCAAAGGGGTGGCCGCCATTCCCTACAAAACATGCCTCTACATAGGCCTATTCCAATCCTTAGCCATGATTCCTGGCGTTTCTCGCTCCGCTGCCACGATTGTAGGAGGCCTCTTGCTGGGACTTCAAAAGAGAACGATTGTGGAGTTCTCCTTCCTCCTCGCAGTGCCCACCATGCTCGCAGCCAGCTCTTTGGATATTTATAAGAATGCTCAAAGCTTCACGAGTGACCAAACGGTGCTTCTCAGTGTTGGGTTCGTAACTTCATTTGTTATGGCCCTCGTGAGCATCAAATTCTTGCTCGCCACCGTGCGGAGACAAACCTTCAGTGCGTTTGGTTTCTATAGGATTGGGATTGCTTCCGTCTTTTTCGTTCTCTTCGCCCTTGGGTTTTAG
- a CDS encoding YHS domain-containing protein gives MENSSCCSPKNSSPVKDVVCGMELTPTEDTLQVAHKGSIYYFCNAACKDQFAADPGKYLS, from the coding sequence ATGGAAAATTCATCCTGTTGCAGCCCAAAAAATTCATCTCCAGTTAAGGACGTAGTTTGTGGCATGGAGCTCACTCCAACAGAAGACACGCTCCAAGTTGCGCACAAAGGAAGCATCTACTATTTCTGCAATGCGGCGTGCAAGGATCAATTTGCCGCTGATCCAGGAAAATACCTTAGTTAA
- a CDS encoding disulfide bond formation protein B yields the protein MKTSFQSKYIIYLSWIQSLVATLGSLYFSEVMDLPPCVLCWYQRIAMYPLVFILAVGILTRDVKVYLYALPLSLIGFGIAVYHNLLYWEIIPESLAPCRAGISCTTKFFEWFGFITIPFMSLTAFTVITVSLLLFRKSNQK from the coding sequence ATGAAAACCTCTTTTCAATCCAAGTACATCATCTATCTAAGCTGGATTCAGTCACTTGTAGCCACCCTAGGCAGCCTCTACTTCAGTGAAGTCATGGACCTGCCACCTTGTGTGCTGTGTTGGTATCAACGCATTGCCATGTACCCGCTGGTGTTCATTCTGGCCGTGGGAATCCTCACTAGAGACGTTAAAGTTTACCTCTACGCCTTGCCTTTATCCCTGATAGGTTTTGGTATAGCCGTGTATCACAACCTTCTCTACTGGGAGATCATTCCAGAGAGTTTAGCTCCTTGCCGAGCGGGAATATCCTGTACCACCAAGTTCTTTGAATGGTTCGGCTTCATCACCATTCCTTTCATGTCTCTTACTGCTTTCACCGTCATCACGGTCTCCCTTCTTTTATTTCGTAAGTCTAACCAAAAGTAA
- a CDS encoding cation transporter has protein sequence MRLLYLNNQMHKHSNLQEFSHDHTHGVVDASITTSARGLWAIKWSFVGLAITALIQVVVVIFSGSVALLADTIHNFGDAATAIPLGIAFLFARKKATSRFTYGYGRVEDLAGLVIVLIIFFSAKVTLEVHSGS, from the coding sequence ATGAGGCTATTGTACCTTAATAATCAGATGCACAAACACAGCAATCTCCAAGAATTTTCCCACGATCATACCCATGGAGTGGTGGATGCTTCCATTACGACATCCGCCCGTGGACTGTGGGCCATCAAGTGGTCTTTTGTGGGTCTTGCCATCACCGCACTCATTCAAGTGGTTGTGGTGATCTTTTCAGGAAGTGTGGCTCTGCTCGCTGACACCATTCACAACTTTGGTGATGCTGCGACAGCCATTCCACTGGGGATCGCTTTTTTGTTTGCCCGAAAGAAGGCCACTTCACGCTTCACCTATGGCTATGGACGCGTGGAAGACCTGGCTGGACTTGTGATTGTTCTGATCATTTTCTTTAGCGCAAAGGTGACTCTGGAGGTACATTCTGGCTCCTAA
- a CDS encoding DUF1801 domain-containing protein → MSLHFKNPEVAAIFEAYPKNLRSPLLTLRQLIFDIASKTKGVGDLEETLRWNQPSYLTSQSKSGSIIRIDQMKGTNQYAIYFHCQTSLISTFREIYPQLRYQGNRAIVFDESEKIPVKELEHCILMALTYNLGRRGS, encoded by the coding sequence ATGTCTCTTCATTTTAAAAATCCAGAAGTTGCTGCCATTTTCGAGGCTTATCCAAAAAACTTAAGAAGCCCGCTACTCACTCTTCGTCAGTTGATTTTTGACATTGCTTCCAAAACAAAGGGCGTGGGAGACCTGGAAGAAACTTTAAGATGGAATCAGCCCAGCTATCTTACAAGTCAGTCAAAAAGTGGGAGTATTATTCGAATTGATCAGATGAAAGGCACAAATCAGTACGCTATTTATTTCCATTGCCAAACGAGCCTTATTTCCACATTTAGAGAGATTTATCCGCAGTTACGCTACCAGGGGAATAGGGCTATTGTTTTTGATGAATCAGAGAAAATCCCCGTGAAAGAACTGGAGCACTGTATTTTGATGGCACTCACTTATAATCTAGGTAGGCGAGGGTCGTAG
- a CDS encoding DUF2188 domain-containing protein gives MYHLAPNEGKWVVKRALAVRASKIFDNKVEAKIYAVKLAQNEKTELVIHGKDGRIQDRKSYGHNAFPSKD, from the coding sequence ATGTACCACTTGGCTCCTAATGAAGGAAAATGGGTGGTCAAGAGGGCACTTGCCGTCAGAGCTTCTAAGATCTTTGACAATAAGGTCGAGGCCAAAATCTATGCTGTGAAGCTTGCTCAAAATGAAAAAACTGAACTCGTTATTCACGGAAAAGATGGCCGCATACAAGATAGAAAGTCTTATGGTCATAATGCTTTCCCTTCGAAGGATTAA
- a CDS encoding DUF1624 domain-containing protein, giving the protein MEIPLEKTQQHFRGIDALRGTAVLGMIIFHFFFILDFLDVLNQQMYGGGWLILARFVQFAFLGLVGVSLALSKKDSNEQFFRGIKILGLGLLVTLTTYIFIPGHFVLFGILHLIGTCIIVLTPLRKHPYIALAFGICIIVLSKYITTLRIDFEPFYILGLQTPVTVSAIDYFPIFPWIGVVLLGVFVGCFLKNKMPGQPTAMSKYFKPLLFLGRRSLLIYMIHVPLIIAILILTNVLELGQITP; this is encoded by the coding sequence ATGGAGATACCATTAGAAAAAACCCAGCAACATTTTAGGGGAATTGACGCACTCCGCGGGACTGCCGTACTTGGAATGATTATTTTTCATTTCTTTTTCATCCTAGATTTTCTTGATGTTCTAAATCAACAAATGTACGGCGGAGGGTGGCTTATACTTGCTCGATTTGTGCAGTTTGCCTTTCTGGGACTGGTGGGAGTTTCACTAGCACTCAGTAAGAAGGACAGTAATGAACAATTCTTCCGAGGGATTAAAATTTTAGGCTTGGGACTCCTTGTAACACTGACAACTTATATTTTTATTCCAGGGCACTTCGTTCTCTTTGGAATCCTCCACTTGATTGGGACCTGCATTATTGTGCTTACTCCTCTGCGCAAACACCCCTATATCGCTCTGGCTTTTGGCATCTGTATAATTGTGCTCAGTAAATACATCACTACTCTGCGGATAGATTTTGAGCCGTTCTATATTTTGGGTTTACAAACGCCTGTGACCGTAAGCGCCATTGATTATTTTCCTATTTTCCCATGGATCGGTGTGGTACTTCTGGGTGTTTTCGTTGGGTGCTTTCTAAAAAATAAAATGCCAGGCCAGCCAACCGCTATGTCAAAATACTTTAAACCGCTCCTATTCTTAGGGAGGAGATCGCTCTTAATTTATATGATTCATGTGCCTCTCATCATCGCCATTTTAATTCTGACCAATGTGCTTGAACTCGGTCAGATAACTCCTTAG
- a CDS encoding metal-sensing transcriptional repressor, protein MVNQSIKKRALHRAKILKGQLEALMRSIESEEYCTSLLHQSYSIQNSLKSLDKLLLENHLGSHVRHQMQDPAQQEKAIKELIEVYTSSHR, encoded by the coding sequence ATGGTCAACCAAAGTATTAAAAAGCGAGCGTTGCATCGCGCTAAGATCCTTAAAGGTCAGCTCGAGGCACTCATGCGAAGCATCGAAAGTGAGGAGTATTGTACTTCACTGCTTCATCAATCCTACTCCATCCAAAATTCGCTCAAAAGTTTAGACAAACTACTTTTGGAGAATCATCTGGGTTCTCACGTCAGGCACCAAATGCAGGACCCGGCGCAGCAAGAAAAAGCAATTAAAGAGCTGATTGAAGTTTATACCTCGTCACATCGTTAG
- a CDS encoding FG-GAP repeat protein: protein MSNHVDAAWVSFSDVDSNHENHEAIEHLGYYDVIEGYSDGTFRPDSSVNRAELVKIIVETLDLEFDSSEYLNCFPDVKEEWFAPYVCYGKEQGWIEGYPDGYYRPGNEVNKVEAAKIIENALFEETAWTEYLDSYDYYSLEHSFGNWADADPKAWYAPHLSLLDNLNLLDEDSFFFHPAMDMNRGSAAEMIYRAFLVTENEWDEFDPYLRDEYRSETFKIPSQRCYASTSAAQDMEAFQQFQEYISESGLSVEYAYHCVASTYFLFAAAVDGELQLYLFDEEMEFMDVKNLEQCSGNEGSVRSIESVEVIQFDLHCILKDPPDFWPTGYHITLDENLNLEVSALEATFELGEQQKINDLIGGFDGELGERSHLGQSVTTIGDLDNDGVEDLAVGERGDDGGESRGGVWILFMNSDRTVKDQQKISDTEGGFVPRIGNYASFGVSLAGLGDLNGDGVEDLAVGVQVDNDGASGAGAIWILFLNEDGTVKDQQKISNTYGGLGNVLALGDYFGEALANIGDLNGDGVIDIAVSVRDKATGQSNIGAFWILFMNQDGTVKSSQKVGDNQGGFDGPLDEEDHFGNAISSAGDLNRDGVLDIAVTSSANALGFTGGTTWILFMNSNGTVRSYSLINNENRSFVAPSSDHFGDSIANMGDLNGDGNNDLVLGTSNGSTEAVRGLWIYFMDRDGTLKSYQKLDLSEVYRWPYDEFGLSIAAGPETNSIVVGARSDGDLGNDHGAIWILDLVD from the coding sequence ATGTCAAACCATGTCGACGCTGCATGGGTCTCTTTTTCAGATGTCGACTCAAACCACGAGAATCACGAAGCGATTGAGCATTTGGGCTATTACGATGTTATAGAAGGATATTCAGATGGCACCTTCCGACCCGATTCCAGCGTCAACCGTGCGGAACTTGTAAAAATCATTGTGGAAACATTGGATCTTGAATTTGACTCGTCTGAATATTTGAATTGTTTCCCAGATGTGAAAGAAGAGTGGTTTGCACCCTACGTTTGCTATGGAAAAGAGCAGGGGTGGATTGAGGGTTATCCCGATGGCTATTATCGGCCTGGTAACGAGGTCAATAAAGTGGAGGCAGCTAAGATCATTGAAAACGCTTTGTTTGAAGAGACAGCATGGACGGAGTATTTAGACAGCTACGATTATTACTCTTTGGAACATTCCTTTGGTAATTGGGCGGATGCTGACCCTAAGGCTTGGTACGCACCGCATTTAAGCTTGCTGGATAATCTGAATTTATTGGATGAAGATTCTTTCTTCTTTCATCCCGCAATGGACATGAATCGTGGCTCTGCCGCAGAAATGATTTACCGAGCGTTTTTGGTCACTGAGAATGAATGGGATGAGTTTGACCCTTATTTGAGGGATGAATATCGTTCAGAAACCTTCAAAATCCCTAGTCAACGCTGTTATGCTTCTACGAGTGCCGCTCAAGACATGGAAGCTTTTCAGCAGTTTCAAGAATACATTTCAGAAAGTGGGCTCTCTGTAGAGTATGCCTACCATTGCGTCGCTAGTACTTACTTCCTTTTTGCTGCTGCTGTGGATGGCGAACTTCAGTTGTATTTGTTTGATGAAGAGATGGAATTCATGGATGTGAAGAACTTGGAGCAGTGCAGCGGCAACGAAGGCAGTGTCCGTTCCATAGAAAGCGTGGAAGTGATCCAGTTTGATCTTCATTGCATCCTCAAAGATCCTCCTGATTTCTGGCCCACAGGCTACCACATTACCTTGGATGAGAACCTCAACTTGGAAGTGAGTGCGCTTGAAGCGACTTTTGAGCTTGGCGAACAGCAAAAAATCAATGACCTTATCGGTGGTTTTGACGGAGAATTGGGAGAGCGTAGTCATCTTGGCCAATCGGTGACAACGATCGGCGATTTGGATAACGACGGAGTAGAGGATCTTGCCGTGGGTGAGCGAGGGGATGACGGTGGAGAATCACGGGGAGGGGTGTGGATTCTTTTTATGAATTCGGATAGAACGGTGAAAGATCAGCAGAAAATCAGCGACACCGAAGGAGGGTTTGTTCCACGCATTGGGAATTATGCTAGTTTTGGTGTTTCTTTAGCTGGCTTGGGGGACTTGAATGGAGATGGGGTAGAAGATCTAGCAGTGGGTGTGCAGGTGGACAACGATGGTGCGTCTGGTGCGGGAGCGATTTGGATTCTCTTCTTGAACGAAGACGGTACGGTGAAAGATCAGCAGAAAATCAGCAATACGTATGGCGGCTTAGGGAATGTACTGGCTTTGGGGGACTACTTTGGTGAAGCGCTTGCGAACATTGGAGACCTCAACGGAGATGGAGTCATAGACATAGCCGTGAGTGTGCGAGACAAAGCTACGGGGCAGTCCAACATCGGGGCTTTTTGGATTTTGTTCATGAATCAAGATGGAACGGTTAAAAGCAGTCAAAAGGTTGGCGACAATCAAGGTGGTTTTGATGGCCCCCTGGATGAAGAGGATCACTTTGGTAATGCGATTAGCTCGGCCGGTGATTTGAATCGGGATGGAGTACTTGATATTGCCGTCACTTCCAGTGCTAATGCCCTAGGCTTTACGGGAGGAACCACGTGGATCTTATTCATGAATTCAAATGGGACGGTGCGTTCTTATTCTTTGATCAATAACGAGAATAGAAGTTTTGTAGCACCTTCCAGTGATCACTTCGGTGATTCCATTGCAAATATGGGTGATCTGAATGGAGATGGTAACAACGATTTGGTTTTGGGGACGAGCAATGGCAGCACCGAAGCAGTCCGTGGTTTGTGGATTTACTTCATGGATCGCGACGGCACTTTGAAAAGTTATCAAAAATTGGATTTATCAGAGGTCTACAGATGGCCATACGATGAATTTGGCTTGTCCATTGCTGCCGGTCCTGAAACGAATTCCATCGTGGTGGGGGCACGTTCCGATGGTGATCTTGGAAATGATCACGGTGCCATTTGGATTTTGGACTTGGTGGATTAA
- a CDS encoding nucleotidyl transferase AbiEii/AbiGii toxin family protein yields the protein MEKILTERQVALLEEIGRQAFLSKNFYLSGGTALAGFYLFHRYSEDLDFFSENEIDPLQINIFFKSIQKTFKIKKIDYEQSYNRNLFFLHFDDEILKTEFTYYPFPRIKEGQQKFGISIDSLLDIAVNKLFTIYQRCKARDYIDLYCICKKEQLSISDLIQTAKIKFDWHIDPIQLGTQFIKSTQAEDHPHMIQELDEKNWQNFFIEEAQKFGPDILK from the coding sequence ATGGAAAAAATTCTCACTGAACGACAGGTTGCTCTACTTGAAGAAATAGGTCGACAAGCTTTTTTATCAAAGAATTTTTATTTGAGCGGAGGCACAGCGCTGGCAGGTTTTTACCTCTTCCACCGCTATTCCGAAGACTTGGACTTTTTCTCAGAAAATGAGATCGATCCCCTGCAGATCAACATCTTTTTTAAAAGCATACAGAAGACGTTCAAAATCAAAAAAATCGATTACGAACAAAGCTACAATCGAAATCTATTCTTTCTCCATTTTGACGATGAAATTTTGAAGACGGAATTCACTTACTATCCCTTCCCCAGGATTAAAGAAGGTCAGCAAAAATTCGGAATTTCCATCGACAGTCTTCTAGATATCGCCGTAAACAAATTGTTCACTATTTATCAACGCTGCAAAGCCCGAGATTACATTGACCTCTATTGTATCTGTAAAAAAGAACAACTTTCAATAAGTGACTTGATTCAAACGGCAAAAATAAAATTCGACTGGCACATCGATCCCATCCAACTTGGCACCCAATTCATCAAATCCACGCAGGCCGAAGATCACCCTCATATGATTCAGGAACTGGACGAAAAAAATTGGCAAAACTTTTTTATTGAAGAAGCGCAGAAATTTGGACCAGATATTTTGAAATAA